A window of the Xenopus laevis strain J_2021 chromosome 9_10L, Xenopus_laevis_v10.1, whole genome shotgun sequence genome harbors these coding sequences:
- the LOC108700826 gene encoding meiosis-specific coiled-coil domain-containing protein MEIOC — MEHKDIFRGSSQCLSYSGGNQKLMEGFNSSIVAKSPALFNSYKWQNNKVIDVSQNYDPSGLTGPLENSTNVVDSFLPYTPWSTNGEEIQASGNPQVMSKIQAERHEYGSESDLYGLVSNILEEPDKSQPYFAEGACSSILKSLWAVNRLPYQQELLPETKRQTEPSFIYPNRYTTDSIPSHGMQKLEDTYHGLPGVGPNQHMLFSSRTDNAAYNNDNSNVAFQSYCLEKNCFTPSYGSTESLKDFQPKRTDLYNSHYNRHYDGDFGQYNMINAVASKQTDTSRSGIQDGKKSLNGSESVSVDNDIYSRIFQAKQGYQMNTEDFSISQQNYKCPKVPQVHPDNLIAKDIFSPDCRLEPDYTLALEGGSDFGNNVENMHPKHNAHNFTSLLSASPVDAKSVRSPWMKRNSESNKMHCNQGTMLRISSHSAGVQKNSTQNTDYTAVCSPSFTPNVTSVFQKSSQENMPTFDYNCCTPDRNQEDFGQTEEEEESLYGLAQDNELKPLNGFHENFPYPYGVFDIGKQGFQMKPHSAQRNELEKNLENIPQNLQDLLDRLGKCKSQTKASGNNKTVTNINKCNPLQAKWFSGPIMMGGDAQTSILHPMPFTNLRSHFPHPLSHSVLPFLDSCKSHPFEDIKRLNPHFNDLIYGESSYSTLTPMFGIHGSLRPRNVSANELHICLDECYEQWRAMEKERKKAESILARKYPGKKVSSSNNTTIPRLCANPSRVDRLIVDQLREHARVVTLLGKMERLRSSPLHANISTALDRQLEAIHIAQVRRKDEIINASNRQRQGGARCQEERDVIALASSLKNVSAATRKSRTALWCALQMTLPKILCTTNEDLEKALANPQEEM, encoded by the exons ATGGAG CATAAAGACATCTTCAGGGGAAGTAGCCAGTGCTTGAGTTATTCAGGCGGAAACCAGAAACTGATGGAAGGATTTAACAGTAGCATAGTGGCAAAATCACCTGCATTATTCAATTCTTACAAATGGCAG AACAACAAAGTTATAGACGTAAGTCAAAATTATGACCCTTCAGGCCTCACCGGCCCCTTGGAAAATTCCACAAACGTAGTTGATTCTTTTCTGCCTTACACACCATGGTCTACCAATGGAGAAGAAATACAAGCATCAGGCAACCCTCAGGTTATGTCTAA GATTCAAGCTGAAAGGCATGAGTATGGAAGCGAGTCAGATCTCTATGGATTAGTGTCTAACATTCTGGAAGAACCAGACAAATCACAGCCATATTTTGCGGAAGG GGCATGCTCTTCCATTTTGAAATCACTATGGGCAGTAAACAGACTTCCATATCAGCAAGAGCTACTTCCAGAAACAAAAAGACAAACAGAGCCATCCTTCATATATCCAAATAGGTACACAACAGATTCCATTCCTAGTCATGGAATGCAAAAACTGGAGGATACATATCATGGTTTGCCCGGTGTGGGCCCAAATCAACATATGCTTTTTTCAAGCAGGACAGATAATGCAGCCTATAACAATGACAACTCTAATGTGGCTTTCCAGTCATACTgtcttgaaaaaaattgtttcacaCCATCCTATGGATCAACTGAATCTCTAAAAGACTTTCAACCGAAGAGAACAGATTTATATAATTCCCATTATAACAGACATTACGATGGTGACTTTGGTCAGTACAACATGATAAATGCTGTAGCATCCAAACAAACTGACACCTCAAGGTCTGGCATTCAAGATGGCAAAAAATCACTTAATGGATCAGAAAGTGTTTCTGTGGATAATGATATTTACTCTAGAATATTCCAAGCAAAGCAAGGCTACCAAATGAATACAGAAGATTTCTCAATTAGTCAACAGAATTATAAATGCCCAAAAGTTCCCCAAGTACACCCAGATAACCTTATTGCAAAAGATATATTTTCACCAGATTGCAGACTAGAACCAGATTATACACTTGCTCTAGAAGGAGGCAGCGATTTTGGAAATAACGTAGAGAATATGCACCCTAAGCACAATGCACATAATTTTACAAGCCTGTTATCTGCTTCCCCGGTGGATGCTAAATCAGTCAGGTCTCCATGGATGAAGCGGAACAGTGAAAGTAATAAAATGCATTGCAATCAAGGCACCATGCTGAGAATTAGCAGTCATTCAGCTGGCGTTCAGAAAAACTCTACTCAAAACACAGACTATACTGCTGTATGTTCACCCTCTTTCACTCCAAATGTCACTTCAGTGTTCCAGAAATCCTCCCAAGAGAACATGCCGACCTTTGATTACAATTGTTGTACTCCAGACAGAAACCAGGAGGACTTTGGccagacagaagaagaagaagaaagcctGTATGGACTTGCACAAGACAATGAGCTTAAGCCTCTCAATGGATTTCATGAGAACTTCCCATACCCCTATGGTGTTTTTGACATTGGAAAGCAGGGCTTTCAAATGAAACCTCACAGTGCACAGCGTAATGAATTGGAAAAGAATTTAGAGAACATACCGCAAAACCTTCAGGATTTGCTTGATCGTTTAGGGAAGTGTAAAAGCCAAACGAAAGCAAGTGGTAATAATAAGACTGTTACCAACATCAATAAATGTAACCCTCTTCAAGCCAAATGGTTTTCTGGCCCCATTATGATGGGTGGTGACGCACAAACTAGTATCCTTCATCCAATGCCTTTCACCAATCTAAGGTCTCATTTTCCACATCCATTGAGCCATTCTGTCCTCCCCTTCCTTGATTCCTGCAAATCACATCCTTTTGAAGATATAAAGCGACTGAACCCTCACTTTAACGACTTGATATATGGGGAATCCAGTTATTCCACCTTGACACCAATGTTTGGCATCCATGGATCTCTAAGGCCCCGGAATGTGTCTGCCAACGAATTACATATTTGCCTGGATGAGTGTTATGAGCAATGGCGAGCAATGGAAAAAGAGAGGAAAAAG gcAGAATCAATTCTTGCAAGAAAGTATCCAGGCAAAAAAGTCTCAAGCTCTAACAATACCACAATCCCAAGGCTCTGTGCCAATCCTTCTAGAGTTGATAGACTGATTGTGGACCAGCTACGTGAACATGCCAGG GTTGTAACTCTGCTGGGGAAAATGGAGCGCCTACGTAGTTCCCCCCTACATGCTAACATCTCTACAGCCCTCGACCGGCAGTTGGAGGCAATTCACATTGCACAGGTGCGCCGCAAGGATGAAATTATCAATGCATCAAATCGCCAGAGGCAAGGAGGGGCTCGCTGCCAGGAAGAGAGAG atGTCATTGCCCTTGCTTCCTCTCTCAAAAATGTTTCAGCAGCCACCCGCAAATCTCGGACTGCATTATGGTGCGCTCTGCAGATGACTCTGCCTAAAATACTGTGCACTACCAACGAGGATCTGGAAAAGGCTTTGGCAAATCCACAGGAAGAGATGTAA